One window from the genome of Saccopteryx leptura isolate mSacLep1 chromosome 8, mSacLep1_pri_phased_curated, whole genome shotgun sequence encodes:
- the LOC136379493 gene encoding U6 snRNA-associated Sm-like protein LSm8, whose translation MVNSEPIGDRIKTLVGASAVTSALENYINRIVAVITSDGRMIVGTLKGFDQTINLILNESHERVFSCSQGVEQVVLGLYIVGGDNVAVIGETDEETDSALDWGDIPAEPLNSVPY comes from the exons ATGGTGAATTCAGAACCAATAG GTGATCGGATAAAAACATTGGTCGGGGCCAGCGCCGTGACGTCCGCTCTGGAGAACTACATCAACCGAATTGTTGCTGTTATTACCTCTGACGGGAGAATGATAGTGGGAACACTGAAAGGTTTTGACCAGACCATTAATTTGATTTTGAATGAAAGCCATGAACGAGTGTTCAGCTGTTCACAAGGAGTAGAACAAGTGGTCTTAGGGTTATACATTGTAGGAGGTGACAATGTTGCAGTCATTGGAGAAACTGATGAAGAAACAGATTCAGCGCTTGATTGGGGGGATATTCCGGCAGAGCCTCTGAACTCAGTACCATACTGA